Below is a genomic region from Leifsonia sp. Root112D2.
GAAATACCCGTCGTCCCAGCCACCGGCATCCAGCTTGTGCCCGACCGGGGTCACCGTAGCGCCGCGCGATTCCGCAGACTCCCGCAACGCGACGAGCCTGTCGAAGCCAGCCTTGGTGGTCAGGGGTCCGATCGTGGACCTCGGGTCGAGCCCGTTGCCCACCACGATCCTCGACGCCTTTTCGCTGAACGCTTCGACGAACTCCTTATATAGAGGTTGCTCCACGTAAATCCGCTTCACGTTGAAGCAAATCTGGCCGCTGGAACTGAACACGCCTGCCATGAATTCCGAGAGCAAGGGCTCCGTGATCTTGGTGTCCGCCAGCACAATCGCCGGATCGTTGCCGCCGAGCTCCATACCCAGGGTCTTGAGGTTCATCGATGCGCCGCGCATGACGCTCTTGCCCGTTTCGATGCTGCCCGTGAAAGACAGGTGTCGAATATCCGGATGCAACGCCAGGGCAGCTCCCGCCACCTCACCCAGCCCCGGCACGGCGGAGACGACGCCGGTGGGAAGCACGTCTGCGAGCAGTCTCAACGTCTCGCTCAGCGCAAGCGGCACCTCTTCCGGCAACTTGACGACGACGGTGTTGCCGGCGATCAGCGCGGGAGCGATTGCGCCGAAGGCAAGGTAGACCGGCGTGTTCCACGGGGTGATGATGCCGACCGGGCCAACCGGAACGTAGCGCAGCACCGCGTTACCGCGGGCCGTTGTCACGGCCGCCTCTGTCAGGCGGTCCGTCTCTTCAGCCAGTCCCGCGAAGTACCGCAACATCATGGGCGCGCCACCGACATCCAGCTTCGATTCCCACAGCACCTTGCCTTGTTCCCGGGTGAGCAGGGCCGCCCGGTCCTCAAGGCCAACCTCGATCAGGTCAGCCGCGCGCAGCATATATTCGGCTCGCTCGCCTGCCGTGAGAGCGGACCACTGCGGAAATGCGGCCACGGCGGCTGCGACGGCGAGGTCGATGTGGTGCGCCGTTCCGAGTGCGTATTGGCCAACAATTTCGCTCGTGCGCGCCGGATTCACAACCGGTGCGAAATCACTGGGCACCTCCTCACCCGCGATGAGAACGGGCGCGATTACCTTCGCCGCGTGGCCATCTGTTGTCGTCATCTCTATTCCTCCTGAACTGTGCGCGAATGCCGTCATGGCCTGAGCTGCTCCGTGTCGGTCATGACCTCGATCAACACCGGATGCTCGACACCGTCCGCGGCGTCGATGGCACTCCTCAAATCCTCCAGCGTGTCGACCCGTTGCCCCGGAACGCCGAAGGCCGAACTGACCTCGGCGATGTTCACACCGGCGATATCGGTACCCGGATACACCTGCCGCTCTGCTGCCTTGCCGTGGTACCGCTGCAATGCCGCACCGACCGCCGCATAGCGCTGGTTGTTGATCACGACGTAGGTGACCGGGATGTTCTGCCGCGCGGCACTCCACAGAGCGGGAATGCCGAACTGGAAGACGCCGTCGCCGAGGATGGCGGCGACCCGTCGTTGCGGCAGGCCCATTTTGATGCCCAGCGCCGCACCCATGCCCCAGCCGAGCGAACCGGAACTCGACACGAAATAGTCGTTACCGGAATGCTGGTGCGCCCGCGTCTGCAGAACTCCGCCTGCGGTGGTCGCGTCGCCGACGATTACCGCCCCGCGCAGCGCATCGGTGATGGTATCGACCACGTCCAGCGCCTTCAAGGCGCCACCATCGGTCGTGCTCGCCCGCGGCGCCGGATCCGCCTCGCGTTCCGGGAGCACGAATTCGTGCTGGGGCGGCCGCTCAGACAACGCGGCCAGCAGCTCCTGGGCAATAAGCCCCTGGTCTCCGACCAGCCCGACATCCACGCCGTGGATGAGTGCGATCTGCCGCGCATCCGTGTGGCTGTGGATGATCTTGACGCCAGCTGGCAACTGCGGACTGGTGGGCGGCTCGAACTCGTTGAACAGGCGCGCGCCCAGAAACACGAGCAGGTCGGCTCCCTGCACGAGCGGATGCGCCGGCTCGTACTGCCCGCGAAAGTTCGGATGATCGGTCGGGAATCCGGGGCGCTCCAACGCACGCCTGTCCTCGTGCAGAACCGGGACTCGCAGTGTCTCGCTGAGACGAATGACATCGTCAATCGCGCCGGACCGCGCGACCTCGCTTCCAGCAACGATGACCGGATGCCGGGACTGCGCAATCACGTCCGCCGCGGCGCGAATGGCCGAGGCGGAGGGCACCGTGCGGGAGTCGAAAGTGAATCCGTCTGCGCCTGGTGCCGGTGCACTGCTGGGCGACTCCAGCAAGTCCTGACTCAGCCCCACCCATACCGGGCCGGTCGGCTCAATCATGGCCGTGCGGAAGGCCCGATTGACGTCTTCTGCGATCGCCTCTGAGCTCAGGCACTGCCAATCATCCTTGACGTATTGGTGCACGAAGTCACGCATGCGACGAGCCGTCGTGAACCCGGCGCGAGACTGAATGGACCTCGGCTTCAGTCCGTTCAAGACGACGACCGGAGAGTAGGCAAGTTGCGCGGCCGCCAGGTTGGCCAGGCCGTTGGTGAGCCCCCCGTTGGCGTGGAGGTAGACCACACTCGGAGCACCCGTTGCCCGCGAATAGCCGTCGGCTATGGATACTGCCGCGCTCTCGTGCGTTGTCAGAAACAGCTCCATGTCGTCCCGATCCATCAAGGCATCAAGGATGGCGGCCTCCGTGCTGCCCGGACAGCTGAACACTTTCGATACACCCCAGCTGGCGAGCACGTCGAGGAGGTCGTCTGCGGCAGTTCGTTTCATGTCGTTCATCTCCTATCGAGCTCGCACTCTTGTTGTAGAGCCCTATTCCGTCACAAGCTTCAGGAGCTCTGTTCGCAGCCTTCCAAACTGCTCGCTGGAGCGGGTGACCAGCTGATTGCGTGGGCGCTCCATGGGGATATCCAGAATGGTGCGCAGCCGACTGGGCGAATTCGACAGCACGACGACACGGTCGGCCAGATACAGCGCTTCATCGATGTCGTGCGTGACCAGAACGACCGTCACGTCGTATTCCACCTTGACCTTGAGAATGAGATCCTCCAGGTCGAAACGCGTTTGTGCATCCACCGAGGCGAACGGCTCGTCCATCAACAACAATTCCGGCTGATGCGCGAGAGAGCGTGCTATCGCCACACGTTGCTGCATGCCGCCCGAGAGCTGCCACGGATATTGCCTGCCGACTGCCCCAAGGCCGACGGCGTGCAACACCTCGTCGATGCGGGCCTTACGCGCAGCATCCTTGAGTCCCGCAACCTTGAGCGGTACGGCAATGTTGCCCGCAACGGTCAGCCAGGGGAACAGCGAACGACTGTAATCCTGAAAGACGACGCTGAGCCGGTCGGGCACCTTGTCCAGGCTGCGGCCCTCGAAGAGCACCTCGCCCTCAGTCGGCCTTAAGAGTCCGCTCAGGCAGCGCAGCAAAGTGGTCTTGCCTGCGCCACTGGGCCCAACGACGCAGACGAACTCGCCCTTCTCAACAGAGAAGGAGATGTCGTGAATCGCCTCCCGTTCGGCCGGCCTCCCGACGTTGTACACCTGTCGGAGGTCCCGAACTGCCAGCACCGCACCCTGTTGCTGCGCGTCTTCGCGATTGTTGGCCACCGCTGTCATTGCTTTGTCTCCCACCCGTTGTGCCTGCACCATGGGTTGTTCCTAACTGTTCTTCTCGACGGCTCGGGACTCGATATACCAGCGGAGCACCACACGCTCGATGGCGATGAAAATCAGGGTCAACGCGCATCCAATGAGCCCGAGCACAATGACGCCGGTCCACATCTCCGTGATGGCGAAACGCTGTTGCGCATCCAGGATGAAGAACCCGATTCCGGATGTCGATGCGATCAACTCGCTCACCACCATCATGATGATGGCGACCTGAAGACTGTTGCGGAGCCCGGCCATGATTTGAGGCAGGGCATTGGG
It encodes:
- a CDS encoding thiamine pyrophosphate-binding protein, encoding MKRTAADDLLDVLASWGVSKVFSCPGSTEAAILDALMDRDDMELFLTTHESAAVSIADGYSRATGAPSVVYLHANGGLTNGLANLAAAQLAYSPVVVLNGLKPRSIQSRAGFTTARRMRDFVHQYVKDDWQCLSSEAIAEDVNRAFRTAMIEPTGPVWVGLSQDLLESPSSAPAPGADGFTFDSRTVPSASAIRAAADVIAQSRHPVIVAGSEVARSGAIDDVIRLSETLRVPVLHEDRRALERPGFPTDHPNFRGQYEPAHPLVQGADLLVFLGARLFNEFEPPTSPQLPAGVKIIHSHTDARQIALIHGVDVGLVGDQGLIAQELLAALSERPPQHEFVLPEREADPAPRASTTDGGALKALDVVDTITDALRGAVIVGDATTAGGVLQTRAHQHSGNDYFVSSSGSLGWGMGAALGIKMGLPQRRVAAILGDGVFQFGIPALWSAARQNIPVTYVVINNQRYAAVGAALQRYHGKAAERQVYPGTDIAGVNIAEVSSAFGVPGQRVDTLEDLRSAIDAADGVEHPVLIEVMTDTEQLRP
- a CDS encoding aldehyde dehydrogenase family protein gives rise to the protein MTTTDGHAAKVIAPVLIAGEEVPSDFAPVVNPARTSEIVGQYALGTAHHIDLAVAAAVAAFPQWSALTAGERAEYMLRAADLIEVGLEDRAALLTREQGKVLWESKLDVGGAPMMLRYFAGLAEETDRLTEAAVTTARGNAVLRYVPVGPVGIITPWNTPVYLAFGAIAPALIAGNTVVVKLPEEVPLALSETLRLLADVLPTGVVSAVPGLGEVAGAALALHPDIRHLSFTGSIETGKSVMRGASMNLKTLGMELGGNDPAIVLADTKITEPLLSEFMAGVFSSSGQICFNVKRIYVEQPLYKEFVEAFSEKASRIVVGNGLDPRSTIGPLTTKAGFDRLVALRESAESRGATVTPVGHKLDAGGWDDGYFMLPTIVTSIDARDDLVTGEQFGPVIPILPFSNVEDAIAAANDTEYGLAASVWSSDVDRARDVARRVQAGNVFINVHRVGASPMQVPFGGMKQSGLGRNHGMQAVTNSMEEQAIIDFDDTSHMPGAREWQDFGPDDVIIPSPIQEPNE
- a CDS encoding ABC transporter ATP-binding protein; this translates as MVQAQRVGDKAMTAVANNREDAQQQGAVLAVRDLRQVYNVGRPAEREAIHDISFSVEKGEFVCVVGPSGAGKTTLLRCLSGLLRPTEGEVLFEGRSLDKVPDRLSVVFQDYSRSLFPWLTVAGNIAVPLKVAGLKDAARKARIDEVLHAVGLGAVGRQYPWQLSGGMQQRVAIARSLAHQPELLLMDEPFASVDAQTRFDLEDLILKVKVEYDVTVVLVTHDIDEALYLADRVVVLSNSPSRLRTILDIPMERPRNQLVTRSSEQFGRLRTELLKLVTE